Proteins encoded together in one Bacteroidales bacterium window:
- the purH gene encoding bifunctional phosphoribosylaminoimidazolecarboxamide formyltransferase/IMP cyclohydrolase, protein MEELKPIQSALISVYHKDRVDIIARHLHALDIQIFSTGGTFDYIQSLGIPVTTVESLTSYPSILGGRVKTLHPKVFGGILYRREFESDQSQIKEYDIPPIDLVMVDLYPFESTVASGSAHEDIIEKIDIGGISLIRAAAKNYRDVVIIPSAAQYDDLIRILEEKKGFTSLQDRYYLAAQAFNVSSHYDTAIFNYFNKETGIKAFKKSILQSEPMRYGENPHQEGTFYGDTTSVFEQHNGKAISYNNLVDLDAAIALISEFNEPTFAIIKHTNACGVATRQNLTEAWKDALAGDPISAFGGVIATNRIIDTETAEEINKLFFEIIIAPDYEKNALEILKSKKNRIILQHKPTDFQAKQFKSVLNGLIEQDKDNHTEGLADMKVVTHTAPDNQQFKDLIFANILVKHLKSNAIVLAKNSQLLGSGCGMTSRVDALKHAIKKAAEFGLDLHGAVMASDAYFPFADSVGIASESGIKAVIQPGGSVRDEDSIRFCNENGIPMVFTGIRHFKH, encoded by the coding sequence ATGGAAGAACTGAAACCCATCCAATCAGCGTTGATTTCAGTGTATCATAAGGACCGGGTTGATATCATTGCCAGGCACCTTCATGCACTTGATATTCAGATATTTTCAACCGGAGGAACCTTTGATTATATCCAATCATTAGGCATCCCTGTTACTACTGTGGAAAGTCTGACCTCCTATCCATCCATTCTCGGTGGCAGGGTAAAAACTTTACATCCCAAAGTTTTTGGCGGCATCCTTTACCGTCGTGAGTTCGAAAGTGATCAGTCACAAATAAAAGAATATGATATCCCACCCATTGACCTGGTAATGGTAGACCTTTATCCATTTGAATCTACTGTAGCTTCAGGTTCAGCACATGAGGATATTATTGAAAAGATTGACATCGGGGGGATTTCATTGATACGAGCCGCTGCCAAAAATTACCGGGATGTAGTAATCATTCCCTCTGCCGCCCAATATGATGACCTGATCCGGATCCTGGAAGAGAAAAAAGGATTTACCAGTCTGCAGGACCGATACTACCTTGCAGCCCAGGCGTTCAATGTATCATCACATTACGACACTGCTATTTTCAACTACTTTAATAAGGAAACCGGAATCAAAGCATTCAAAAAGAGCATACTTCAATCTGAACCCATGCGGTATGGTGAAAATCCTCACCAGGAAGGAACTTTTTATGGAGATACTACCAGTGTTTTTGAGCAACACAATGGAAAGGCCATTTCCTATAATAATCTTGTTGACCTTGATGCCGCAATTGCATTGATCTCTGAATTTAATGAACCTACCTTTGCTATCATAAAACATACCAATGCCTGTGGAGTGGCAACGCGCCAGAATCTTACAGAAGCATGGAAAGATGCACTTGCCGGTGACCCCATCTCAGCATTTGGCGGAGTGATTGCAACCAATCGCATCATTGATACCGAAACAGCAGAAGAGATCAACAAATTATTCTTTGAAATAATTATTGCACCGGATTATGAAAAAAATGCATTAGAAATCCTGAAATCAAAGAAAAATAGAATAATTTTGCAGCATAAACCGACTGATTTTCAGGCTAAACAGTTTAAGTCAGTACTTAATGGCCTTATTGAGCAAGACAAGGACAACCACACGGAAGGCCTTGCCGATATGAAGGTTGTTACTCATACTGCACCTGATAATCAACAGTTTAAAGATTTAATTTTCGCCAATATTCTGGTTAAGCATCTTAAGAGTAATGCAATTGTACTGGCAAAAAACAGTCAATTGTTGGGTTCTGGCTGTGGTATGACTTCAAGGGTTGATGCCTTGAAACATGCAATCAAAAAAGCTGCAGAATTTGGACTTGATCTACATGGAGCTGTAATGGCTTCAGATGCTTATTTCCCTTTTGCCGATTCCGTAGGGATCGCATCAGAGTCAGGGATTAAAGCAGTGATTCAACCGGGTGGATCCGTTAGAGATGAAGATTCAATCCGGTTTTGTAACGAAAATGGAATACCGATGGTTTTCACCGGTATCAGGCATTTTAAACATTGA
- a CDS encoding rod shape-determining protein, with protein MGLFSFLTKEIAMDLGTANTIIIYNDKVVVDEPSIIAIERNTGKVLAVGKKAMMMHGKTHENIKTIRPLRDGVIADFQSAEYMIRELIKMIGPSRSLFPPALRMVICIPSGITEVEERAVKDSAEQAGAKEVRLIHEPMAAAIGIGIDVLEPTGNMIIDIGGGTSEIAVIALGGIVNNKSIRIAGDDFNSDIEEYMRKQHNINIGERTAEMIKIEVGAAMTEIDNPPPDYAVHGRDMLTGIPKEIYVNYAEIAHALDKSISKIEAAVLNALEMTPPELSADIFKTGIYLAGGGSLLRGLDKRLHLKTKLPVHVADDPLHAVARGTGIALKNFDKFTFLIK; from the coding sequence ATGGGACTTTTCTCATTTCTTACCAAAGAGATTGCGATGGACCTTGGCACAGCCAATACCATCATTATATATAATGACAAGGTTGTGGTGGATGAACCATCCATCATTGCTATTGAACGCAACACAGGGAAAGTCCTGGCAGTTGGGAAAAAGGCGATGATGATGCATGGGAAAACCCATGAAAACATCAAAACGATCCGCCCTTTACGTGATGGTGTTATCGCTGATTTCCAGTCGGCTGAATACATGATCCGTGAGCTTATCAAAATGATCGGGCCCAGCCGCAGTCTTTTCCCACCTGCTTTACGAATGGTCATTTGCATCCCTTCCGGAATCACCGAAGTTGAAGAACGTGCTGTTAAGGATTCAGCTGAACAAGCTGGTGCCAAAGAAGTAAGACTTATCCATGAACCAATGGCAGCTGCTATCGGTATTGGTATCGATGTTCTGGAACCTACCGGAAATATGATCATTGATATAGGGGGAGGAACCAGCGAAATTGCCGTTATTGCCCTTGGTGGTATCGTAAATAATAAATCCATCCGCATTGCCGGCGACGATTTCAATAGTGATATTGAAGAATATATGCGGAAACAGCATAATATCAACATTGGTGAACGCACTGCAGAAATGATAAAAATTGAAGTTGGTGCCGCCATGACAGAGATCGATAATCCCCCGCCTGACTATGCTGTTCATGGCAGGGATATGCTCACAGGGATCCCAAAAGAGATCTATGTAAATTATGCCGAGATCGCACATGCATTGGATAAATCCATTTCCAAAATCGAAGCCGCTGTACTCAACGCACTCGAAATGACGCCCCCTGAGTTATCTGCAGATATCTTCAAAACCGGTATCTACCTGGCCGGTGGTGGTTCATTGCTGCGTGGCCTCGACAAGCGTCTGCACCTCAAAACCAAACTCCCTGTTCATGTTGCCGATGACCCATTACATGCAGTTGCCCGCGGAACAGGTATCGCGCTGAAAAACTTCGACAAGTTTACATTCCTTATCAAATAG
- the mreC gene encoding rod shape-determining protein MreC, protein MRNLLAFIIRYNFLLLFLLFESLALILLVNSTYYQRSVLQSVGNGISGKFYTSISDVSEYLKLRRTNELLASENAMLRQMKGLSFIKTDTATFWVEDTLYKQRYKYIVSRVINNTVGKRNNYIMLNKGRRHGIDKDMAVITSNGIVGTVVSVSDNFAWVMSVLNKQTRISGRIRKNNQMGTIVWNGLNPMYGTLTDIPAHVKIAKGDTIVSSGFSYIFPANLMIGTIEDFRVEQGEHFYVIPFKFSVDFNSLDYVYVVRNLLKVEQEELEKTTEVNGNE, encoded by the coding sequence ATGCGTAATCTACTGGCATTTATTATTCGCTATAACTTCCTGCTGCTATTTCTGCTGTTTGAATCACTAGCCTTAATTCTGCTGGTCAATTCGACATACTATCAGCGATCAGTGCTGCAAAGTGTCGGGAATGGTATTTCCGGCAAATTCTATACATCCATCAGTGATGTTTCCGAATACCTTAAACTTCGCAGAACCAATGAACTGCTGGCTTCTGAGAATGCTATGTTAAGACAGATGAAAGGACTGTCTTTCATCAAAACCGATACCGCCACCTTCTGGGTTGAGGATACCCTTTATAAGCAGCGTTACAAGTATATTGTTTCCAGGGTGATCAATAATACTGTAGGTAAAAGGAATAACTACATTATGCTTAATAAGGGCCGTCGTCATGGTATTGATAAAGATATGGCTGTTATCACTTCCAACGGTATTGTTGGAACAGTAGTGAGTGTATCTGATAACTTCGCCTGGGTAATGAGTGTCCTCAATAAACAAACCCGGATCAGCGGAAGAATCAGGAAAAATAACCAGATGGGTACAATCGTTTGGAATGGGCTGAATCCAATGTATGGGACATTGACCGACATCCCTGCCCATGTTAAAATAGCGAAAGGGGATACCATTGTAAGTAGTGGATTCTCCTATATCTTCCCTGCAAATCTGATGATCGGAACTATTGAAGATTTCCGGGTTGAACAGGGGGAACATTTCTATGTTATTCCTTTTAAGTTCAGTGTTGACTTCAATAGCCTGGATTATGTATACGTGGTGAGAAATCTGCTTAAAGTAGAGCAGGAAGAGCTGGAAAAAACGACGGAGGTGAATGGAAATGAGTAG